One genomic region from Microcystis panniformis FACHB-1757 encodes:
- the minC gene encoding septum site-determining protein MinC, with protein MDETKTGINQEIDLETEKIEPSASVRSRYAQIHLKSEGEKLVLILPETGAGETSQDWTDILTGLKYYLRNSGQNCPARTPVHLQVNDRLMDTRQLQAIATILDSAELPLHTIQTQRRQTAVAAATMGYNVEQMRSNPGVFGDEQPSQSPLAEPLYLKTTLRSGVEIRHPGTVIIMGDVNPGGSIVADGDILVWGGLRGVAHAGFRGDRAAVIMALRIDLTQLRIAELVARSPALDSDRIEPEIACISEGGIRIIGAYNFSRTYTFKDQVGWVEKR; from the coding sequence ATGGATGAAACTAAAACCGGAATAAATCAAGAAATCGACCTAGAAACCGAAAAAATTGAGCCATCAGCCTCGGTAAGGTCAAGATACGCCCAAATTCACCTAAAAAGTGAGGGTGAGAAATTGGTGCTAATTTTACCCGAAACCGGCGCCGGGGAGACAAGTCAGGATTGGACAGATATCTTGACAGGATTGAAATATTATCTCCGTAATAGCGGTCAAAACTGCCCCGCTAGAACACCTGTACACCTACAGGTCAATGATCGCCTGATGGATACGCGGCAACTACAAGCGATCGCCACAATTTTAGACAGTGCCGAATTACCCCTGCACACGATCCAAACCCAAAGAAGACAAACCGCAGTAGCGGCGGCAACCATGGGTTACAATGTCGAACAAATGCGCTCCAATCCGGGGGTTTTCGGGGATGAGCAACCTTCCCAATCTCCCCTTGCCGAACCTTTGTACTTAAAAACCACCCTGCGATCGGGTGTAGAAATCCGTCACCCCGGTACAGTTATAATCATGGGCGATGTCAACCCCGGCGGATCGATCGTCGCTGATGGCGATATATTAGTTTGGGGAGGTTTACGCGGTGTAGCTCATGCGGGATTCCGAGGCGATCGAGCAGCGGTAATTATGGCCCTGCGAATCGACTTAACTCAACTGAGGATCGCCGAATTAGTGGCAAGGTCTCCAGCTTTAGATAGCGATCGCATAGAACCAGAAATCGCCTGTATCAGCGAAGGAGGAATCCGCATCATTGGGGCTTATAATTTTTCCAGAACCTACACCTTTAAAGATCAAGTGGGGTGGGTCGAAAAAAGGTGA
- a CDS encoding type II toxin-antitoxin system YhaV family toxin — protein MIVNGWRIYFIKRLFGQQRRDLQVEVRKLKNTLPTEAYRTHSTVKLYRAIMVAIKEKIPLDPFASHFALTGALKHYGRVKKMGLPDRYRLFFRAIQTEEYKAIFVLWLGYPRKQGDKNDCYKVFTKMVQRGDFPSSLDALILDSQED, from the coding sequence TTGATAGTTAACGGTTGGCGAATCTACTTCATTAAAAGACTTTTTGGGCAACAACGCCGCGATTTACAAGTTGAGGTTCGTAAACTAAAAAACACCTTGCCAACAGAAGCATACCGTACTCATTCTACAGTCAAACTCTACAGGGCGATTATGGTCGCCATTAAAGAAAAAATCCCTCTCGACCCTTTTGCTTCCCATTTTGCTCTGACTGGGGCGCTCAAGCATTACGGAAGAGTCAAAAAGATGGGACTACCTGACCGTTATCGCTTATTCTTTCGGGCTATACAAACCGAGGAGTATAAAGCAATTTTTGTTTTATGGCTAGGCTATCCTCGCAAACAAGGGGATAAAAATGATTGTTACAAAGTTTTCACAAAAATGGTTCAGCGAGGTGATTTTCCCAGTTCTCTTGACGCTTTAATCCTTGATAGCCAAGAAGATTAG
- a CDS encoding type II toxin-antitoxin system RelE/ParE family toxin, whose translation MIKSFASKETEQLFKRKFSRKLPQDIQRNARRKLEVLDAAETLQDLYIPPSNRLEKLSGDRKNQHSIRINDQWRICFIWKNGNAYNVEIVDYH comes from the coding sequence ATGATTAAGAGTTTTGCATCTAAGGAGACAGAGCAGTTATTCAAACGTAAATTTTCACGAAAATTACCTCAAGATATTCAACGAAATGCTCGGAGAAAGCTAGAAGTTTTAGACGCGGCCGAAACTTTACAGGATTTATACATTCCTCCATCTAATCGGTTGGAAAAACTCTCAGGAGATAGAAAAAATCAGCATAGTATCCGAATTAACGATCAGTGGCGGATCTGTTTTATTTGGAAAAATGGCAACGCCTACAATGTAGAAATAGTCGATTATCATTAA
- a CDS encoding HigA family addiction module antitoxin, whose product MTEKKLLAPIHPGEILLEEFLKPMEISQERLAEDLNVPIEQIKEIIEEKRGITADIALRLSRYFGMSERFWMNLQTRYDIEVEKDRLRERLEKEVKVYAASQAL is encoded by the coding sequence ATGACTGAGAAAAAATTATTAGCCCCCATTCATCCTGGTGAGATTCTGTTAGAAGAATTTCTCAAACCGATGGAAATTAGCCAAGAACGTTTGGCAGAAGATCTTAATGTACCAATAGAGCAAATCAAGGAAATTATCGAGGAAAAGCGAGGAATTACTGCCGATATTGCCTTAAGGCTTTCTCGTTATTTTGGTATGTCTGAAAGGTTCTGGATGAATCTTCAAACAAGGTATGATATTGAAGTAGAAAAAGATAGGCTCAGAGAACGTTTAGAGAAGGAAGTAAAAGTCTATGCTGCTTCACAAGCACTGTAG
- a CDS encoding type II toxin-antitoxin system YhaV family toxin, which yields MNNHRLGALHFVNAPYKSRDRTIQTKEYKAIFVLWLGYPRKQGDKNDCYKAFTKMVQRGDFPSSLDALILDSQED from the coding sequence TTGAATAACCATAGATTAGGTGCGTTACACTTCGTTAACGCACCCTACAAGAGCCGCGATCGCACTATACAAACCAAGGAGTATAAAGCTATTTTTGTTTTATGGCTAGGCTATCCTCGCAAACAAGGGGATAAAAATGATTGTTATAAAGCCTTCACAAAAATGGTTCAGCGAGGTGATTTTCCCAGTTCTCTTGACGCTTTAATCCTTGATAGCCAAGAAGATTAG
- a CDS encoding four-carbon acid sugar kinase family protein, with protein sequence MSNNRPKIIVLDDDPTGSQTVHSCLLLMRWDEDTLRLGLADNAPIFFVLTNTRALTPEKAEYVTREVCHNLKTALTKEGIEDFLVVSRSDSTLRGHYPIETDVIAEELGGFDAHFLIPAFFEGGRITRDSIHYLIIDGVPTPVHETEFARDSVFAYHYSYLPDYVEEKTKGKIKADDVERFLLADIRQGSLERLQKLENNQCGVVDGETQADLDRFAEDILTAAGEGKKFLFRSAASILTSLANLGTQPIAPESMGKYKPTGEAGAIIVGSHVKKTTQQLEELLQQPNTVGVEIDVTALRDRPEQREQLLAQVLEKVKLIHKNKQTPVIYTSRQELTFASVQKRLDFGVVVSTLLMDIVKGLPSDISFLISKGGITSNDVLSTGLSLQSARLLGQILPGVSMVRTAADHPLFPNLPVVLFPGNVGDVQALATVYQRLCQ encoded by the coding sequence ATGAGCAATAATAGACCTAAAATTATAGTCTTAGATGATGACCCCACAGGTTCCCAAACAGTCCATAGTTGTCTGTTATTGATGCGGTGGGATGAAGATACTCTCCGCTTGGGATTGGCAGATAATGCGCCAATTTTCTTTGTTTTGACCAATACTCGCGCTTTAACCCCCGAAAAAGCCGAGTATGTCACCAGAGAAGTCTGTCATAACCTGAAAACTGCCTTAACTAAAGAGGGAATCGAGGATTTTTTGGTGGTTAGTCGTTCCGATTCTACCCTGCGCGGGCATTATCCGATCGAAACTGATGTTATTGCCGAAGAATTGGGCGGTTTTGATGCTCATTTCCTGATTCCAGCCTTTTTTGAGGGGGGTAGAATCACTCGCGATAGTATTCACTATTTAATCATCGATGGCGTTCCCACTCCCGTCCACGAGACAGAATTTGCTCGCGATTCGGTTTTTGCCTACCATTACAGTTATCTGCCGGATTATGTGGAGGAGAAAACGAAAGGTAAAATTAAAGCAGATGATGTGGAAAGATTTTTACTGGCAGATATCCGTCAAGGTAGTTTAGAACGACTGCAAAAGCTCGAAAATAATCAATGTGGGGTGGTAGATGGGGAAACTCAAGCGGATCTTGATCGCTTTGCTGAAGATATTTTAACCGCCGCAGGGGAGGGAAAAAAATTTTTATTCCGTAGTGCCGCCAGTATTTTAACTTCTTTGGCTAATTTAGGAACTCAACCGATCGCACCCGAATCTATGGGTAAGTATAAGCCCACGGGGGAGGCTGGGGCAATTATCGTCGGTTCCCACGTCAAAAAAACTACCCAACAATTAGAGGAACTGCTTCAACAACCCAACACCGTCGGAGTCGAAATCGATGTGACGGCATTGCGCGATCGTCCTGAGCAACGAGAGCAACTCCTAGCACAAGTTCTGGAAAAAGTCAAGCTTATTCACAAAAATAAACAAACCCCCGTGATCTATACCAGTCGGCAAGAGTTAACCTTTGCCTCTGTGCAGAAACGCCTTGATTTTGGGGTTGTCGTCTCCACCCTGTTAATGGACATTGTTAAGGGTTTACCCAGTGACATCAGTTTTTTAATCAGTAAAGGTGGAATTACCTCCAATGATGTCTTAAGTACGGGTTTAAGCCTGCAATCGGCCCGTTTACTCGGTCAGATTCTCCCCGGTGTCTCCATGGTCCGTACAGCAGCCGATCATCCCCTCTTTCCTAATTTACCTGTGGTTCTTTTCCCGGGTAACGTTGGTGATGTCCAAGCTTTAGCCACAGTTTATCAACGTTTGTGTCAATAG